A genomic region of Methylobacterium durans contains the following coding sequences:
- a CDS encoding DUF3617 domain-containing protein: MPQDTSRPDAIWNARRRLALLALLVIGQPARADEALEPGRYAVEVRLELPHLDDMTARKVADLCLAGEAGAPNPGFAVLSDNNPLAHCPISNLRRDGAELTFDIACEGRNAASASARYVLSPGAFRGRIAMRMGGKNMTMTEVQAGRRTGPCAGPAPGAR, translated from the coding sequence GTGCCGCAGGATACCAGCCGGCCAGACGCCATTTGGAACGCGCGGCGTCGCCTCGCGCTCCTCGCGCTGCTGGTCATCGGCCAGCCCGCGCGCGCCGACGAGGCGCTCGAGCCCGGCCGCTACGCGGTCGAGGTGCGGCTCGAACTGCCCCATCTCGACGACATGACCGCCCGGAAGGTCGCCGATCTCTGCCTCGCGGGAGAGGCAGGCGCGCCCAATCCCGGCTTCGCGGTCCTCAGCGACAACAACCCGCTCGCGCACTGCCCGATCAGCAACCTCCGCCGGGACGGCGCCGAGCTGACCTTCGACATCGCCTGCGAGGGGCGCAACGCTGCGAGCGCCAGCGCCCGCTACGTGCTGTCGCCCGGAGCCTTCCGCGGCCGCATTGCCATGCGGATGGGCGGCAAGAACATGACCATGACCGAGGTCCAGGCCGGGCGCCGCACCGGCCCCTGCGCCGGCCCGGCGCCGGGGGCGCGGTGA